The Hippoglossus hippoglossus isolate fHipHip1 chromosome 16, fHipHip1.pri, whole genome shotgun sequence genomic sequence TGGAGACGGTGAGTGAAGCCTTATCGTCCAGTGTCCGTGTTGGACGTCACTACTGCTCTTCAGGCTGAACGGTGAGAAAAAACAATCCTGCAGCCAGTCTCTAAAATCTGATGTCTCAGGATTTGGAATGAGATGTTCAACAAAGACATATGAGTATAATGACTGGGTGTCCATGTACTTTTGGCCATATACTAGTGTTTGTGCCTGGCATTGACAAATATTCACATCTTTTGTATTACATCAGtccattaaaatgtcatatttaaagGCAGTTGTACTTAATTCTATTTTGCCCAGACACAGAATACTGTTTGGAAAACTACCGTTCTCTTCACTAGTATGTACAATGTTCTCAGATGCTGCTGACGATCACTAGAGGGGATGTAAAGTTGTAATTTGCTTGAGTGAACACGAGAGGGCGTGAGAACCTCTCTTCGCCTCCACTACACCTTGTTCTCCCTCAGCTCCCTGAGGGCCCACAGACACTGAAGCATCACATCTCCACGCTGACGAGCTGATAAaggctgctgctctgagtggacacacacacacactgatctatGTCTGCAGGGGAGCAACACACATTCACGaagggttgtgtgtgttgtgtgtgtatggggaggaggggagggggggggggggggggtatctgCAGTATATGGCCGAGGTTAAGTACCTCTGGAATGGCACTAATGCCCAATTATCTGGCTGAACAGGTTTGACTTgtatctcagtgtgtgtgtttgtgtgtgttggggggacGCAAACAGGCAAATGTGCATAACAGGTGTTTGAAATGCGCAAAgctgtgaggagctgcagaCCCGCACTGAGCGTCTCTGAGCCACTGACGCACGTCCTCTGTCATATGATGGGgctcatttctcttttctcctcatgACTTCAGCTCGTTCAGAGAATCTAATTCTTCCCCTGGAGGAAACGTGCATGATTCAAATTGAGTTTTACGCACGCGTCGAGCCGAAGTCCTTAGTTTCACGTGTTGGAGAAGAAACGATTTGcgtaatgatttttttttttcccctggtgAGGGAGGTTCTGTTGGATCCTGTCAGGGCGCGTCGTGTGCGCACGGATGAAGGAGATGTGCAGGTTTAAAGGGATCTTCCTCATTTAGTCTTGGCACTAATAGAAATATCACATTCTGTGTATAATCACATATCAATAGGGTTCTTAAggacatatttatatttgagaTAAATCAGACTGGAGCTCGGTGACGCGCGTCAGATCACAAACAACGTGCGGTTCACAGATGAGCTCATGGCAACTAAAATCTCAATTAATACCCAATAACACAACATATTCAGAATCTTTACACAATTACATATTCAGGGTGTGAGGCTCAGGTCGCAGCTGATGAGTGTAAACTGCAGCCATGTTTGATCTGAGGTGTGTTGTTGGTTAAAATCATCATGATGGTAgattcaattattattttaaccccaaaaagacaaagaacaacAATGATTTCCCTTCGTCTTACCTCAAGTTTGGAGGCTTCCAGCAGCTGAAGCGCATCATGGCGATGAGGCTTTTGTGCCAAGAGCGCAGGAGTCTTCGCTCAGGAGAAACACACCGTCCACAATGTGTGGGGAAATAATTTACccacaaaaaacatataatcTAAATTAAAATTAGCTCCGATGTGTTGAAAAGATCCTGAATCGTCTTTTCATGGGGACTGAAAGGAAAAAGGGAACCGACCGCATCTTCACCTCCTGCAGTTTGcgctgtttctgtctgtctgtctcctctgtctgtctcctctctctctctctctctctctgtgtctgtttctctctttctctctccctctctctttctctcttcctctctctctctctcctttgcaGGGAACAAGTGCGCATCgcctccttttttccccctggctCCTGTTCTTGGaccctcctcagctcctcagtggATCCGCAGAGAACCGTGGGAATTTTCTCAAACTCGAAGGACAAAACAGAAACTTGTTTGCAGCTGCTCGTCGGGCGTGAAGGAGCAGGGGGCAGATTCCGTCGAGGTACAAATAAACGTTGTTTATAAGTGAATGTGCTGAATGTCCTTATCTCCCTTTGGTAAATATGCTGCGGCTGCGAGGTGTGTCCGATGCTCTGTGCGTAAAATCCAAGCATTGCGCATTTCTCTTTGGGTGCGCATGTCAGGTAAACACTGCTGTGTGGACAAATCTCATCTCCATGTATTTTAAAGGTTTATATTAAACACAgatccactgtttgtatttcatAACTTTAGATTTGACTTATTTCCCCTTCTTCTTTTCAAATAGAGCCAATCAGAGATCATTTTCAGACACGtataaacaaaactaaattaacTTGGACGTTGATTTGTGGAGAAGTTGCGTGACGCAGCATTTGGGTCCATGGCAGACACgacactgctgcagtttgtgtgtgtcaggttgcaaagaaaggaagaaagggTGATTTTAAACATGCTTGGGCCTTGTTTTgcttctgctctgctctgagtCATCCACAGACCCAAGGGCATCTGTGCCATTTTCTCATCCAGGCCCCCATTTTGTTGACGTGATCTCATTACCTGCAGGAGGAGcattgcattttttaaatactacAGCTTGCATGATCAAGATTTGAAGAGAACTGCGTttgtgcacagacattttgaggGGCAGGTGCTTAAGTGGAAAAAGGGCTCCcctcacatttattatttgtaaaaaataaagttatatagAGCAgctacacatttatttatttattcaaatgccCATACACACATGAGGATGTTTAATACTCAATAACAGAACACGCACAATATTATTCCACACACTATTCATACTTTTATACTTTAGTATaacaacatatttttcattGAGAATTGAAGCCATCATGGGCcgaattaaaaaacagatttacattCAGAAAAGTAATTTGAAATAAACTCTACAAAAAAGGGCATTTATTTAGTTGGGCACCAAAAGGGCAGATGTTTGACCACATCCTGGAGTCAATGTGCACGTACCTGCTCTccaatgtgtattttattattctatagTGTATTTTATTGACCTGCTGGGATTCTGGATGCTTCTTCTTACATCAATACTCCGTAGAAAATGATCTTAAAGCCTTTAAAGCACGATAACACAACTCCATTCATTATAGTTAACACATTAATACTTCATGGCCTCATATGAACAGTGAAAAAACGCACCCTGGGAAAAGGTGTCACTTCTGACACTTTTTCATGAACATCTTTGCCGAGTAAAGACTTTGGACCTTTCTGtcaaacatttaatttcttcCTCATCAAGGTTTGTTGATGTCTGACAGCAGATTTTGTCCCTGTGTCCCAGAACATGTCCAATTCATTGGAGCGGGCTGTGGCCCAGAAGAAGGAGGCCATCGAGGCAGTGATGGACATGTTTGAGCGGGGGGCAGAGGTGTTGGCGAGCGCCGTGGGCGAGCTGTTCCCCCTCTGTGAGGCCGCCGCCCCGGTTCTCCGCCTGGCCTTAGACAACGTCCACAGCAAAGAGGTCTTTTACGTCAAAGAGCAGTTCCTGACGGTGCGGAACAAGCTGGACGTGCTCTCCACGCAGCTGGAGGACATAGACTGCGAGATCAAGAAGGGGAGACTGGACTCTCAGTACTTCTCCGTGGAGGAGAACATCAGGAACCAGTTCAGGAAATACATGGACATCCTGGAGGCGAAACAGCAGTTCAGGGAAGTGAAGACGAGGCTGTTCCTGGAGCACTTTGCTAAAACAGGGGGAGAGAAGAACCTGTTTGTGTTATATGATGCTCTAATGGGCACTAACAGCTTTGGAGAATCAGTGTTAGAGTTGGTGGAAAGGTAAGCTGTTGTTTTCATCGTATTCATGTAACTGCAACTCCTCCTTTGACTCCTCTTTTGCAAGAATGTAGAAACATGCATTGGGGTCAATTTAGACTGGCACCAATTTAATTTTCTCTGGATAGAAACATAAGATAAATACCTTGTAAATAGTTCCTCCTTTTTGCAGATATGTGGCGAGGAACCGGCGCCTCCTGGAAGACTTCTGTGTCTGCATGAAGGAGCTCTTCTGTTTGGGCCTGATCGCCCTGCTGGGCCACTGCGCCCTGACCCAAGGCCTagaggaagaagaggacaaAATCCAAGAGTGGAGCAGCAAAATTGAAGAAGTCGAGTCCAGGATGAAGACGACCATCGAGGCCTGCACCGCTGCCTTCCCGGACCAAGCCAAATTAGACGCCCAGCGACTCCTGCAGGAGAAGGAAGAAGTAAACCTGCAGGACACGACTCAGCAGATTCTGCAGCTCTTGGTGAAAAAGTACGATTGGGTCAGCTGGTCGGTGCGGCTCATCAACCACTCAGGCAGCACCTACCGCAACTGGCGAGCAGGGGAGCACTTTCACCACGTGGCCGGACAGAACTGGTTCGAGGTGCTGCAGGTGAACAACATCAACCTGGTGGTGTCGTACAGCGTCAAGCCGCAGCCGGTGCCCCGCGACTGCATCCGGCAGGCGATGGAGACTCAGGGGAAGAAGGGGAACGCCCCGGCGGTGGTGGAGGTGCTGGAGAAGCAGCTGTGTGGGTTTGTTGTTCACGCCGTGAGTCGCCACAAGGAGTCTGCAGCTGCGTGGAGCTTCCCAGAGGATTGTCACTACTGGGAGAGACACAAGAATGTGGccgtgtgtgtgcactctgaGTAAAGCTGTTTGGCTGTTTAGCATTTCAGAGCAGAGCCGTGCATTCACATTGAGATAGTGCAGGTTTGTGTCGCTTGTCCAACTCTAGGACTGAGTTTATCATGAAAACTTGAAAATACTAAATCTCACATTATCAGTATAATTAtcaatttattttgatttagttcAAAATACAGTATTCTCCTCTGAAACGTATGTGGAGCATAAAGTAAAACTAGAAGGTCACTCAGAGAGCACGTACGTCCGTCAAGGctcaacagtctccttatgaaaccacatttaaaaaaaatggattttcatttagatcagcaccaaatttcacacacacataaatagcagtccccttaatatgaatgattattttcttattattctCTAAATTCATTGGCCCCTAAAACTTCATATCAGTCGGGCTTGAGTATTAATTGGTACTGGTACTATAGTATCAGTAGTATCAGCCAATACAGTGTTTACATATATTCAGCTTTGCAGTTCAAACTATTTCAGATCTTTTACTAAATGCACTTTTACTCTCTGTCAGTGTTGTACCAATTCTTTTTACAGTagatatttgaattatggacatttttcctgtaaatgtatttatttattcatgctgCAGCTGTTTAAATATTAACTGCTCGCATATTATAAACCGTGTCActatgtgtgtgtacttgtagtTTTTGAGTTACCGACCAGTTCAACTAAAAGAGTTTCTGCACTAGCACTATATGTAAAAACAGGGCGTGTCTTTATGGTTTTGCTGCACCTCAGCATCACAGTCATAATCCAGTCTCCCATGAGACACTGCCTCGGCTCTGaagagatgatttttttttttgctgaggCTGCATCTGCAGAGCCGTGCTCCCATTTTGTCTGCGCTCAGCAGACTGGCCTATTTAACTGTGACAGGAAGCGCAGAGGTTACTTCTTCAGGCACGAGAAACAAAGAGGCTCCGAGTTCGGCAGCGGAGACGCGACAATGTGCCTTGTGTTCCCCGACACACTCAGACCCGCTGATGCTGGACCAAAGCTACTGAACCCCAGAGCCGCTGCTGCCTTCAGTTACCTCGTGGGTTGTATTAGATTGTAGTGATTTCATCTGCAACAATCttcatttgtactttttgtaaCATTTGGTGATAAATGAAGActgctgtgttgttttactCGTCCAGGCTAAACATGATGATTATTTGTGACTTATTTTCTACCTATGTGTGtgacactttttctttctttaatcttTGCTCCCACTAAGTTTTTCCTGCATATTTCTACTGTGTTTTTTCTAGAAATTTCAAATCACgtcatttctttgtcttttatcaAAACAAACGCATCCACAGGAATCTTTCTAATCTACTGGTGCATCAGGGCCAAACCAATAGTGGAAAGGTTAGATGGGAGCATTGGTTTGACTCCTGACTGGCTGGACTGTTTACTGCATGTCTATCGCTCCATTTCCTGTGTCTCCTTCTCTGTAACTATCACAATAAAGACAAATAGACCCCCGAGTTGTAAATTGGTCACATTCAAATACTAAAACCGCACCAGCTTCTGCACTCAAAAcaaatcatgataataatacaaGTGCGTGATTGATGGTCGTATTCTTTTTATGCCTTATGACAATTATTGACAAATTACAAATAATGAATGGACGTGTGAACAAGTATAATCTAatatctgtctctcttttcttgtACAAATGTGATTTACGCAGCACTGTTAGTGTCGCTGCTCATTAGAACCAGGCAGCG encodes the following:
- the LOC117776272 gene encoding protein rapunzel-like, which encodes MSNSLERAVAQKKEAIEAVMDMFERGAEVLASAVGELFPLCEAAAPVLRLALDNVHSKEVFYVKEQFLTVRNKLDVLSTQLEDIDCEIKKGRLDSQYFSVEENIRNQFRKYMDILEAKQQFREVKTRLFLEHFAKTGGEKNLFVLYDALMGTNSFGESVLELVERYVARNRRLLEDFCVCMKELFCLGLIALLGHCALTQGLEEEEDKIQEWSSKIEEVESRMKTTIEACTAAFPDQAKLDAQRLLQEKEEVNLQDTTQQILQLLVKKYDWVSWSVRLINHSGSTYRNWRAGEHFHHVAGQNWFEVLQVNNINLVVSYSVKPQPVPRDCIRQAMETQGKKGNAPAVVEVLEKQLCGFVVHAVSRHKESAAAWSFPEDCHYWERHKNVAVCVHSE
- the LOC117776279 gene encoding putative uncharacterized protein DDB_G0271982, which gives rise to MLGFYAQSIGHTSQPQHIYQREIRTFSTFTYKQRLFVPRRNLPPAPSRPTSSCKQVSVLSFEFEKIPTVLCGSTEELRRVQEQEPGGKKEAMRTCSLQRRERERKREREREREREKQTQRERERERRQTEETDRQKQRKLQEVKMRAKTPALLAQKPHRHDALQLLEASKLEMMTSCKRKSCICEHMMEICRNLQPPAAAEQVEPCSPSLQPGMRRWEHKGEHVLGMSKASLSAARACPYQRSDHRTDAHRGSRFILQQDARLFSLCICRSGCQRERSHFTLKSHSEEMNTHWS